Proteins found in one Subtercola endophyticus genomic segment:
- a CDS encoding ABC transporter permease gives MFGTYLRRELVNRRKQTIIISIGMALAIGLVILVNSISAGVQGAQASVLQSVYGVGTDITISQAAAAPTAGANPGGQFNFGSGSGSTSGGTTTLAQSTLTASRTETVFADTALATVQGTSGVSAATGTLSLTNQTFSGQLPDQSASGSTGGAGAAPGSGTDSTQTMPTGGADGAGGSAFDVNSFTVLGLDPTGSSVGPLSAVTLATGRLLDASDVGTDNVVLDSSYATSASLATGGTMDIGGTTFTIVGTVSSTGSDSVTASNAYIPLDVAQTLSSNAGMISNIYVTAANSGDVDAVAAALQTALPDATVSTQADLASTVSGSLSTASSLIANLGTWLSLLVLAAAFLIAILFTISGVTRRTREFGTLKAVGWSNRRIVSQVAGESVVQGLIGGVIGIAVGLVGILVVNIIAPTLSGSAASTTAAAGGPGGAGGGPGGGGFGAAAQAAASTTTVALQAPVTIGIILIAVGLAVLGGLLAGAIGGWRAARLRPAEALRSVG, from the coding sequence ATGTTCGGTACATACCTCAGGCGAGAGCTCGTCAATCGGCGAAAACAGACCATCATCATTTCGATCGGCATGGCCCTGGCGATCGGCCTGGTCATTCTGGTCAACTCGATCTCGGCCGGCGTGCAGGGCGCGCAGGCCTCGGTGCTGCAGTCGGTTTACGGCGTCGGCACCGACATCACGATCAGCCAGGCGGCGGCCGCACCGACCGCGGGGGCGAACCCCGGCGGCCAGTTCAACTTCGGCTCGGGATCCGGATCGACCTCGGGCGGCACGACGACCCTGGCGCAGTCGACCCTCACCGCGAGCCGCACCGAGACGGTCTTCGCCGACACCGCACTCGCCACCGTGCAGGGCACGTCGGGCGTCTCGGCCGCGACGGGAACGCTCTCGCTCACCAACCAGACCTTCAGCGGGCAACTGCCCGACCAGTCCGCCTCCGGCTCGACCGGCGGCGCCGGCGCTGCGCCCGGCTCGGGTACCGACTCGACTCAGACGATGCCGACGGGCGGCGCGGATGGCGCCGGCGGAAGCGCGTTCGACGTCAACAGCTTCACGGTGCTGGGCCTCGACCCCACCGGGAGCTCCGTCGGCCCGCTCTCGGCCGTGACCCTCGCCACCGGCCGCCTGCTCGACGCCTCCGATGTCGGCACCGACAACGTCGTTCTCGACAGCAGCTACGCCACCTCGGCCTCGCTCGCCACCGGCGGCACCATGGACATCGGCGGAACGACCTTCACCATTGTGGGCACCGTCTCATCGACGGGTTCCGACAGCGTCACTGCCTCGAACGCCTACATTCCGCTCGACGTCGCTCAGACCCTCTCGAGCAACGCCGGCATGATCAGCAACATCTACGTCACCGCCGCCAACTCGGGCGATGTGGATGCGGTCGCGGCCGCGCTGCAGACCGCCCTGCCCGACGCGACCGTCTCGACGCAGGCCGACCTCGCATCGACCGTCTCGGGATCACTCTCCACCGCGTCGTCGCTCATCGCGAACCTCGGCACGTGGTTGTCGCTTCTCGTTCTCGCTGCGGCCTTCTTGATCGCGATTCTGTTCACGATCTCGGGCGTCACCCGTAGAACCCGTGAGTTCGGCACACTGAAGGCCGTCGGCTGGAGCAACCGCCGCATCGTGAGCCAGGTCGCCGGTGAATCGGTGGTGCAGGGCCTCATCGGCGGGGTGATCGGTATCGCCGTCGGGCTGGTCGGCATTCTCGTGGTGAACATCATCGCCCCGACGCTGAGCGGTTCGGCTGCCTCGACCACGGCTGCTGCCGGTGGCCCCGGCGGCGCGGGCGGAGGCCCCGGCGGTGGTGGCTTCGGCGCTGCTGCGCAGGCCGCCGCTTCGACCACCACGGTGGCGCTGCAGGCGCCGGTGACGATCGGCATCATCCTCATCGCCGTGGGGCTGGCTGTGCTGGGCGGACTGCTGGCAGGCGCAATCGGCGGCTGGCGTGCAGCCCGGCTGCGGCCCGCTGAGGCGCTGCGGTCGGTCGGCTAG
- a CDS encoding alpha/beta hydrolase — protein sequence MAGRILRPWPAIGLIRRLFTKGARDTVAEMQRHAVDAPLVEHPDVPYGAGGAVGTGAAGPTLSVFAPRGTESSDIDDLSDTSALPTVVWIHGGAWISGVKEDVDPYLRLLAQRGLTAVSLDYSISPEVTYPTALAELNAALGFLSLNAETFAVDARRFILAGDSAGANLVTQLAALTTDPDYATQVGIEPALAAEQLRAVILHCGIFDVSEIPEAPGLGGWGFRRALRAYLGQKEWASTAGAGQMSTLNHVSAAFPPTFISAGNGDPLTASQSRPFAERLRALGVPVTERFYPDDHVPALPHEYQFHLDFADARVALDTTVEFVREHAGLAT from the coding sequence ATGGCAGGCCGCATCCTCAGACCATGGCCCGCTATCGGGTTGATTCGTCGGCTGTTCACGAAGGGCGCTCGTGACACCGTGGCCGAGATGCAGCGGCACGCGGTCGACGCGCCGCTCGTCGAACACCCGGACGTGCCGTACGGGGCCGGGGGAGCAGTTGGTACCGGGGCTGCAGGGCCGACACTGAGCGTCTTCGCGCCGCGTGGCACCGAAAGCAGTGACATCGACGACCTCAGCGATACCAGCGCCCTCCCCACAGTCGTCTGGATCCACGGCGGCGCCTGGATCTCGGGCGTCAAAGAAGACGTCGACCCCTACCTGCGGCTGCTGGCGCAGCGCGGCCTCACCGCAGTGAGTCTCGACTACAGCATCTCGCCCGAGGTGACGTATCCCACAGCGCTCGCCGAACTGAACGCCGCCCTGGGGTTCTTGTCGCTGAACGCCGAAACCTTCGCAGTGGATGCCCGGCGCTTCATACTCGCGGGTGATTCCGCCGGCGCCAACCTCGTCACCCAGCTTGCTGCCCTCACCACCGACCCCGACTATGCCACACAGGTCGGCATCGAACCGGCCCTCGCGGCCGAGCAGCTTCGAGCGGTCATCCTGCACTGCGGCATCTTCGACGTGAGCGAGATTCCCGAAGCTCCCGGGCTCGGCGGCTGGGGATTTCGGCGGGCTCTTCGTGCCTACCTCGGCCAGAAAGAGTGGGCCAGCACCGCCGGAGCCGGGCAGATGTCTACGCTGAACCACGTCTCTGCCGCTTTTCCGCCCACGTTCATCTCTGCCGGAAACGGTGACCCGCTCACGGCGAGCCAGTCCCGCCCGTTCGCCGAGCGGCTGCGCGCGCTCGGGGTGCCGGTCACGGAACGCTTCTATCCCGACGATCATGTGCCTGCGCTGCCGCACGAGTACCAGTTCCACCTCGACTTCGCGGATGCCCGTGTCGCTCTTGATACGACCGTCGAGTTCGTGCGCGAACACGCCGGCCTCGCAACCTGA
- the zwf gene encoding glucose-6-phosphate dehydrogenase, whose amino-acid sequence MIPDEPDHFDLSTAIAPHVVVLFGATGDLARRKLIPGLAHLVLSSLAPSIRIVGTSLEPYDNDSFREFAIEACHEFSTRPLSDEQLESFASRLTYVGQNEGPDALAEAVRTAEALLGEGARRLHYLSVPPKAALAVVKMLSDADLVDHSRVIMEKPFGTDLPSAVALNAKLHETFKEAQIFRIDHFLGKEPAQNILAFRFANGLFEPIWNRNFIAHVQIDVPETLGLDRRAEFYESTGAFKDMVVTHLFQILAFMAMEPPTALEPRAISEEKNKVFRSMRPIDPANVVRGQYGGYRDEPGVSRESETETFVALKVEIDNWRWAGVPFYLRTGKKLAEGQRIISIAFHEPPKSMFPAGSGVGKSGPDHLTFDLADASKVSLSFYGKRPGPGMKLDKLSMQFALHDHERAGDVLEAYERLILDAMRGDHTLFTTAEGIERLWEISGELLEDPPPVRTYAPGTWGPNAIHQLVAPNAWRLPFERAWRPSKD is encoded by the coding sequence ATGATTCCCGACGAACCCGACCACTTCGACCTCTCGACCGCCATCGCCCCGCACGTCGTCGTGCTGTTCGGCGCCACGGGCGATCTCGCGCGGCGAAAACTCATACCCGGCCTGGCGCATCTCGTGCTCTCGTCGCTGGCCCCGAGCATCCGCATCGTGGGAACGTCGCTCGAGCCGTATGACAACGATTCGTTCCGCGAGTTCGCCATCGAGGCGTGTCACGAATTCAGCACCCGGCCGCTTTCTGACGAGCAGCTGGAGAGCTTCGCGTCGCGCCTGACGTATGTCGGGCAGAACGAGGGTCCGGATGCCCTGGCCGAGGCCGTGCGCACCGCCGAGGCCCTGCTGGGCGAGGGTGCGCGCCGGCTGCACTACTTGAGCGTTCCCCCGAAGGCCGCACTGGCCGTCGTGAAGATGCTGTCGGACGCCGACCTCGTGGACCACTCCCGCGTCATCATGGAGAAGCCGTTCGGCACCGATCTGCCGAGCGCGGTGGCGCTGAACGCGAAATTGCACGAGACGTTCAAAGAGGCGCAGATCTTTCGCATCGACCACTTTCTGGGCAAGGAGCCGGCCCAGAACATCCTCGCGTTCCGTTTCGCCAACGGTCTGTTCGAGCCGATCTGGAACCGCAACTTCATCGCGCACGTGCAGATCGACGTGCCCGAGACGCTGGGGCTCGACCGCCGCGCGGAGTTCTACGAATCGACCGGCGCGTTCAAAGACATGGTGGTGACGCACCTCTTTCAGATTCTCGCGTTCATGGCCATGGAGCCGCCGACCGCCCTCGAGCCGCGAGCCATCAGCGAGGAGAAGAACAAGGTCTTTCGCTCGATGCGGCCCATCGACCCGGCGAACGTGGTGCGCGGGCAATACGGCGGGTATCGCGACGAGCCCGGGGTGTCACGCGAGTCGGAGACCGAGACCTTCGTCGCGCTGAAGGTGGAGATCGACAACTGGCGCTGGGCGGGCGTTCCCTTCTATCTGCGCACCGGAAAGAAGCTCGCCGAGGGGCAGCGCATCATCTCGATCGCGTTTCACGAGCCGCCGAAGAGCATGTTTCCGGCCGGGTCAGGCGTCGGAAAGAGCGGGCCAGACCACCTCACCTTCGACCTCGCCGACGCGTCGAAGGTGTCGCTGTCGTTTTACGGCAAGCGCCCGGGGCCGGGCATGAAGCTCGACAAGCTCTCGATGCAGTTCGCGCTGCACGACCACGAGCGGGCGGGCGACGTGCTCGAGGCGTACGAGCGCCTGATTCTCGACGCGATGCGCGGCGACCACACGCTGTTCACCACGGCCGAGGGCATCGAGCGGCTCTGGGAGATCTCAGGGGAGCTGCTCGAAGACCCGCCGCCCGTGCGCACATATGCTCCGGGAACCTGGGGCCCGAATGCCATCCACCAGCTCGTTGCTCCGAACGCCTGGCGTTTGCCCTTCGAGCGCGCCTGGCGGCCGTCGAAAGACTGA
- a CDS encoding ABC transporter ATP-binding protein, whose protein sequence is MYELKNVTKTYNASKRKVTALDGVTLSIPDGQMVAIQGPTGGGKSTLLQMLGALDRPTSGEVQLGASMLSKLGDHKLAEIRAKEIGFVFQGFNLIPTLTALENVETALAPLPVSAADRRRRAHEALESVGLAERESHLPAELSGGQQQRVAIARALVKSPDVLLADEPTGALDEGTRDEIMDLLESFWRDQGLTLIIVTHDSAVARRAERRLHIKGGKVTEVGASPSAASRAAAPAPAVA, encoded by the coding sequence ATGTACGAACTGAAGAACGTCACGAAGACCTACAACGCTTCAAAACGAAAGGTCACGGCGCTCGACGGCGTGACGCTGAGCATTCCCGACGGGCAGATGGTGGCCATCCAGGGGCCGACCGGTGGAGGCAAGTCGACCCTGCTGCAGATGCTCGGCGCGCTCGACCGGCCGACCTCCGGAGAGGTTCAGCTCGGGGCGTCGATGCTGTCGAAGCTGGGGGATCACAAGCTGGCCGAGATCCGTGCGAAAGAGATCGGGTTCGTGTTTCAGGGTTTCAACCTGATTCCGACGTTGACCGCGCTCGAGAACGTCGAGACAGCGCTTGCCCCGCTGCCTGTCTCGGCGGCCGATCGTCGTCGTCGTGCTCACGAGGCACTCGAGTCCGTCGGGCTGGCGGAGCGTGAATCGCATTTGCCCGCCGAACTGTCGGGCGGGCAGCAGCAGCGCGTCGCCATTGCGCGTGCGCTGGTGAAGTCACCGGATGTTCTGCTCGCCGACGAGCCGACGGGAGCCCTCGACGAGGGTACTCGCGACGAGATCATGGACCTGCTCGAAAGTTTCTGGCGAGACCAGGGCCTGACGCTCATCATCGTGACGCACGACTCCGCCGTCGCCCGTCGCGCCGAGCGCCGCCTGCACATCAAGGGCGGCAAGGTCACCGAGGTGGGCGCCTCTCCGTCGGCGGCCTCGCGCGCCGCCGCCCCCGCCCCCGCGGTGGCCTAA